The Providencia sp. PROV188 genome includes a region encoding these proteins:
- a CDS encoding phage tail protein: MSLKSSLLKPTPHIEEHSILGTKVFLRRLTIAELDEYEHDLQEAQKTGFSSDASKAGAKLILKAICDEKGNPIPEDELPTADELVTVHDTPTLLSAMAFVQKYSYGSVEEAQKN; the protein is encoded by the coding sequence ATGTCTCTGAAGTCATCTCTTCTTAAACCTACACCCCACATTGAAGAACATTCAATTTTAGGTACCAAAGTATTTCTACGCCGGCTAACAATTGCTGAGCTTGATGAATATGAGCATGACCTTCAGGAAGCTCAAAAAACCGGATTTAGTTCAGATGCCAGTAAGGCAGGTGCTAAGTTGATTTTAAAAGCGATTTGCGATGAAAAAGGCAATCCAATTCCTGAAGATGAGTTGCCTACAGCAGATGAATTAGTGACGGTACACGATACGCCAACACTACTTTCTGCGATGGCATTCGTACAAAAATACAGTTATGGCTCTGTTGAGGAAGCCCAAAAAAACTAA
- a CDS encoding phage tail protein, with amino-acid sequence MADKKSSSEYAMLPAGTIVKFGKPGDTVEQMKALENCKATGATGLTGGFVDCTTLIDKNKQSISDLPDGPEKSLGFIDDPENADFAAFLNAANAREVVQFYLELPNKRTATMILALSGWEMNSLEAPANEVIQITVKGKQNNIKWGVATAGGTE; translated from the coding sequence ATGGCTGATAAAAAATCATCCTCTGAATATGCAATGCTACCTGCCGGCACTATCGTTAAATTTGGTAAGCCGGGTGATACCGTTGAACAGATGAAAGCTCTGGAAAATTGTAAAGCAACAGGCGCAACGGGGCTAACTGGCGGGTTTGTTGATTGCACTACGCTTATCGATAAAAACAAACAATCAATCTCTGATTTACCGGATGGACCTGAAAAATCACTTGGGTTTATCGATGATCCAGAGAATGCGGATTTTGCTGCATTTTTGAACGCTGCGAATGCCCGTGAAGTCGTGCAGTTTTACCTTGAGCTACCAAACAAACGTACAGCAACCATGATTTTGGCATTATCTGGCTGGGAAATGAATAGCCTTGAAGCACCTGCGAATGAGGTTATCCAAATTACTGTAAAAGGTAAGCAAAATAACATCAAATGGGGCGTTGCCACTGCCGGAGGTACAGAATAA
- a CDS encoding HK97-gp10 family putative phage morphogenesis protein, giving the protein MRMTVEVKGLKDLEYELNKLGEEITTKVLRQAGREAMTPVLDDMKKHAGYDATSEAEHMRDSIKITTTSRMKDNKTLSVMTVRVGPTKAHYMKAKAQEFGTVKQIPNPFIRPALDYNRQFILNILASEIRASIEKYR; this is encoded by the coding sequence ATGAGAATGACGGTCGAAGTGAAGGGGTTAAAAGACCTGGAGTATGAGCTAAATAAACTAGGAGAAGAAATTACCACAAAGGTGTTAAGGCAAGCTGGGCGAGAGGCAATGACACCCGTGTTAGACGATATGAAAAAGCATGCTGGTTATGATGCGACAAGCGAAGCTGAGCACATGAGAGACAGCATCAAAATTACCACCACAAGCCGAATGAAGGATAACAAAACACTCTCTGTCATGACAGTAAGAGTAGGTCCAACTAAAGCGCATTATATGAAGGCGAAGGCGCAAGAATTTGGCACTGTCAAACAGATACCAAATCCATTCATCCGACCCGCGTTGGATTATAACCGTCAATTTATTCTCAACATACTTGCATCGGAAATACGTGCAAGCATCGAAAAATATCGTTAA
- a CDS encoding phage head closure protein, which yields MKAGELNKRIWLSRIEEVRDELGVPKSSVVKVKEVWAKAEAMSNRKIRTADQQQVIETYQFTIRPRSDVNIGWIITYQNRNFTVRAVDRNQSDRLIITTEADNQHDRN from the coding sequence ATGAAAGCGGGCGAACTCAATAAGCGGATTTGGTTATCGCGCATCGAGGAAGTGAGGGATGAGTTAGGTGTCCCCAAATCTAGTGTGGTGAAAGTCAAAGAGGTATGGGCAAAAGCGGAGGCGATGTCTAACCGAAAAATACGCACAGCCGATCAGCAGCAGGTTATCGAAACGTACCAATTCACTATTCGACCACGCAGCGACGTTAATATCGGGTGGATCATCACTTATCAAAATCGCAACTTCACGGTTCGCGCTGTTGATAGAAACCAGTCAGACCGACTAATCATAACGACGGAGGCTGACAATCAGCATGATAGAAACTGA
- a CDS encoding head-tail connector protein codes for MPLPTLEKLKAQCRIDDDNATEDGLLITYMQAAKKRAENYINRMLYDGDVPESDPDGLQISEDIELAIMLAVGHFYENRETTGMSAGFKALLEPYRYINI; via the coding sequence ATGCCATTGCCCACATTGGAGAAGTTAAAAGCGCAATGTCGGATTGACGATGACAATGCAACAGAAGATGGCTTGCTGATCACGTATATGCAGGCGGCTAAGAAGCGGGCAGAAAACTACATCAACAGAATGCTTTATGACGGTGATGTTCCTGAATCCGATCCAGATGGTTTGCAGATCTCGGAGGATATTGAGCTGGCGATTATGCTGGCGGTGGGTCATTTCTATGAAAATAGAGAAACAACGGGTATGTCTGCCGGATTTAAAGCGCTATTGGAGCCATATCGCTATATCAATATTTAG
- a CDS encoding phage major capsid protein, giving the protein MAVDHKDVSEVAQELKGKFEEFTQRNDKRIDAIEAEKSKLSGQVDTLNEKLTELDELKTNLEAELAAVKRPNGGTVNKDVAEHKTAFEQFVRKGKEEGLADLERKAMQVGSDPDGGFAVPEELDRNIISMLRDEVVMRQECNVVTVGSPSFKRLVNQGGSNSGWVGEVDKRPETKTPKLASIEPVWGEIYGNPAATQTMLDDAFFDVEQFITGDLAIEFAEQEEAAFTNGDGIKKPKGLLAYGSDEQADKDRDWGKLQHLLLKKPTEVTADEIMKLIYTMRKVYRSGAKFMMNNNTLFQVRTLKDAQGNYLWQPGLQLGQPSALLGYGIAENEQFSDVVAESTPIAFGNFKRCYTILDRMGVRMLRDPYTNKPFVHFYTTKRVGSMMVDSNAVKVLKAAAAK; this is encoded by the coding sequence ATGGCTGTAGATCATAAAGACGTTAGTGAAGTTGCGCAGGAACTGAAAGGTAAATTTGAAGAATTCACCCAAAGGAATGATAAGCGCATCGATGCAATTGAAGCGGAAAAAAGTAAGTTATCAGGTCAAGTTGATACGTTGAACGAAAAATTAACTGAATTAGATGAGTTAAAAACTAACTTAGAAGCAGAGTTAGCTGCAGTTAAGCGCCCAAATGGTGGCACGGTAAATAAGGATGTTGCTGAGCATAAAACTGCATTTGAGCAGTTTGTGCGCAAAGGTAAAGAAGAAGGGCTTGCTGATTTAGAGCGTAAAGCGATGCAAGTTGGCTCAGACCCCGATGGTGGTTTTGCCGTACCTGAAGAGCTCGATCGCAATATTATCAGCATGCTTCGCGATGAAGTGGTCATGCGTCAGGAATGTAATGTCGTGACAGTTGGTTCACCTAGCTTTAAACGTTTGGTGAATCAGGGGGGCTCGAATAGTGGCTGGGTGGGTGAGGTGGATAAGCGACCTGAAACTAAAACCCCAAAACTGGCGTCCATTGAGCCTGTTTGGGGCGAGATTTACGGTAATCCAGCGGCAACACAAACGATGCTTGATGATGCGTTCTTTGATGTTGAGCAGTTTATCACGGGTGATTTGGCCATTGAATTCGCCGAGCAAGAAGAAGCTGCTTTCACCAATGGGGACGGTATCAAAAAGCCAAAAGGCTTATTGGCATATGGCAGTGATGAGCAAGCAGACAAAGATCGTGATTGGGGAAAATTACAGCATCTGTTATTGAAAAAGCCAACGGAAGTCACTGCTGATGAAATCATGAAGCTGATTTATACCATGCGCAAGGTCTATCGCTCAGGTGCCAAGTTCATGATGAACAACAATACCCTGTTCCAAGTTCGTACGTTGAAAGATGCGCAAGGAAATTATTTGTGGCAACCGGGCCTGCAATTAGGGCAGCCTTCAGCATTACTGGGTTATGGCATCGCTGAAAATGAGCAATTTTCTGATGTTGTTGCTGAATCAACACCAATTGCATTTGGTAACTTCAAGCGTTGCTACACCATTCTGGATCGCATGGGTGTCCGTATGCTGCGTGACCCATACACCAACAAGCCGTTTGTACATTTCTACACGACCAAGCGTGTTGGTTCTATGATGGTTGATAGTAATGCAGTGAAAGTATTGAAAGCAGCTGCAGCGAAATAA
- a CDS encoding HK97 family phage prohead protease, whose translation MMTKQRLDVPLKIKSVSDSGEFEGYGSVFGVKDSYSDIVMSGAFLNSLNKWQEKGSLPAMLWQHNMSEPIGIYTEMREDSTGLYVKGRLLIDDDPLSKRAHAHMKAGSLSGLSIGYILKDYEYDRNKDAFLLKEIDLWEVSLVTFPSNDEARVSDVKSAFARGELPTQKSIERVLRDVGLSRTQAKAFIAKGYDALSLRDAEQEAIDTLKSIFK comes from the coding sequence ATAATGACAAAGCAACGGCTTGATGTACCGCTAAAAATTAAGTCAGTCAGCGACTCGGGAGAGTTTGAAGGCTATGGCTCAGTTTTTGGCGTGAAAGACAGTTATTCCGACATTGTGATGTCCGGTGCTTTTCTTAATTCACTCAATAAGTGGCAAGAAAAAGGGTCTCTTCCCGCCATGCTTTGGCAGCACAACATGTCTGAACCCATCGGTATTTATACCGAAATGCGTGAGGATAGTACGGGGCTCTATGTCAAAGGGCGATTACTGATTGATGACGACCCTTTATCTAAACGTGCACATGCTCACATGAAGGCCGGATCATTATCCGGCCTTTCTATTGGTTACATTCTTAAAGACTATGAATATGACCGCAATAAAGATGCCTTTCTATTGAAAGAAATCGACCTGTGGGAAGTCAGTCTAGTGACTTTTCCCTCAAATGATGAAGCCCGGGTGAGTGATGTGAAATCGGCATTTGCCCGTGGCGAATTACCCACACAAAAAAGTATTGAGCGAGTCCTGCGCGATGTTGGGCTTTCGCGAACACAAGCCAAGGCATTTATAGCTAAAGGCTACGATGCGCTTTCTCTGCGTGATGCTGAGCAAGAAGCTATCGACACATTGAAATCCATTTTTAAATAA
- a CDS encoding phage portal protein — MFFPGLFRKSSEGMTSHELSELIGLSYNTYSGRRVSPQLAMQLTGVFGCVRVLAESVGMLPCSLYEQLERGNKRATRERLNKLLSVKPNNYMTPQEFWELLIACLCLRGNFYAYKVFALGEVVELLPLDPSSVTPKLNSNWEPEYKVTFPNGDCRTLSQNEIWHVRIFTLDGLTGLSPIAYAKQAIGLGLATEEHGARLFGNGAVTSGVLQTDQELSDPAFDRLKNDFEANHQGLTNAHKPMILEMGLKWQQISLSAEDAQFLETRKFQLEEICRIFRVPLHLVQNTDRATFNNIENLGIGFINYSLVPYLIRIEQRINIGLVKPSKQGVFYAKFNTGALLRGDMKSRFDAYATGINWGIYSPNECRELEELNPREGGDIYLMPLNMTTKPESSKQEGKTDADNDKATA, encoded by the coding sequence ATGTTTTTTCCTGGTCTATTTCGTAAATCCAGTGAGGGGATGACATCTCATGAACTGAGTGAGCTTATAGGTCTTTCTTATAATACTTATTCTGGTCGCCGTGTAAGCCCGCAACTTGCCATGCAATTAACAGGGGTTTTTGGTTGTGTTCGGGTGCTCGCTGAATCAGTGGGAATGCTGCCGTGTTCTTTATACGAGCAATTAGAGCGAGGGAATAAGCGAGCGACACGAGAGCGATTAAATAAGCTACTGTCCGTTAAGCCCAATAATTACATGACACCGCAAGAGTTTTGGGAGCTATTAATTGCCTGTTTGTGTTTGAGAGGTAATTTCTACGCTTATAAAGTTTTTGCACTCGGGGAGGTCGTCGAATTATTACCACTGGATCCAAGCTCAGTTACTCCGAAGTTAAACAGTAATTGGGAGCCTGAGTATAAGGTGACCTTCCCCAATGGGGACTGTCGAACGCTATCTCAAAATGAAATTTGGCATGTTCGTATTTTTACATTAGATGGGTTAACGGGGTTAAGCCCTATTGCTTATGCTAAGCAAGCTATTGGTCTCGGTTTGGCAACCGAAGAGCATGGCGCCCGTCTATTTGGTAACGGTGCAGTGACCAGTGGTGTACTCCAAACAGATCAGGAACTTTCAGACCCTGCTTTTGACCGGTTAAAAAATGATTTTGAAGCGAATCATCAAGGGCTAACGAATGCCCATAAACCTATGATTTTAGAAATGGGGCTGAAGTGGCAGCAAATCAGTTTATCCGCGGAAGATGCTCAGTTTCTTGAAACTCGAAAATTCCAGCTCGAAGAGATTTGCCGTATTTTTCGCGTTCCACTGCATTTGGTGCAGAACACTGATAGGGCGACATTCAATAACATTGAAAACCTCGGGATCGGCTTTATCAATTACTCCTTGGTTCCCTACCTTATTCGTATTGAGCAGCGTATCAATATTGGTTTAGTCAAACCAAGCAAACAAGGTGTTTTCTACGCCAAATTTAATACAGGCGCACTGCTTCGTGGGGACATGAAATCTCGATTTGATGCCTATGCAACGGGTATCAATTGGGGGATCTATTCACCTAATGAATGCCGTGAACTGGAAGAGCTCAATCCGCGCGAAGGTGGTGATATCTATCTCATGCCACTAAACATGACCACAAAGCCAGAATCCTCAAAACAGGAGGGGAAAACCGATGCCGATAATGACAAAGCAACGGCTTGA
- a CDS encoding terminase large subunit — MATVADGIQYAEQVVAGEIVACELVRLACQRFLNDLEHGPERDIYFIEDRAQHILDFYNFIPHVKGALAGKPIDLMPWHVFILINIFGFVIPLIDELTGEQVLDDDGDAIFVRRFRTAFNEVARKNAKSTLSSGIGLYMTGADGEGGAEVYSAATTRDQARIVFEDAKNMVKKAKTTLGRLFDYNKLAIYQERTASKFEPLSSDANNLDGLNIHCGIVDELHAHKTRDVWDVLETATGARLQSLLFTITTSGFNKEGICYELRDYAIKVLTGVVDDDTFFAIIYTLDDGDDDFDESVWIKANPGLGVCKRFDDMRRLAKKAKEQIAARPNFLTKHLNKWVNAESVWMDMSKWEAAPANAPDDELQHYPVWVGVDLASKIDVAAAIKMYEDGQGKTHIKCKFWIPEDRIDTAPKHIAELYRKWEDAGHLEFTDGEVIDHDIIKDDILKWCEGDDVRELGFDPWSAVQFSRRLAEEGVPLVEVAQTVKNMSEAMKSVQADVYAGKFHHDHNPMMAWMLSNVTVKPDRNENIFPNKSTPENKIDGPVAMFTAKSRQLVGGGEPQQNLSDVLATRGLRSL; from the coding sequence ATGGCAACCGTAGCAGATGGAATTCAGTACGCCGAGCAGGTCGTGGCTGGAGAAATTGTTGCGTGCGAATTGGTGCGCTTAGCGTGCCAGCGTTTTTTAAATGATTTAGAGCATGGTCCTGAGCGTGACATCTATTTCATTGAAGATCGCGCACAGCACATACTCGACTTTTACAATTTTATCCCGCATGTCAAAGGGGCATTGGCTGGGAAGCCGATTGATTTAATGCCGTGGCATGTCTTTATCTTGATTAATATTTTCGGGTTTGTTATCCCGTTAATTGATGAATTAACCGGTGAACAAGTTCTTGATGATGATGGTGACGCCATCTTTGTTCGTCGTTTTCGAACCGCATTTAATGAAGTGGCTCGTAAGAATGCAAAATCAACGCTCTCCAGCGGCATCGGTTTATACATGACTGGGGCTGATGGCGAGGGTGGTGCTGAGGTTTATTCAGCCGCAACGACTCGCGATCAGGCACGTATTGTGTTTGAAGATGCCAAAAATATGGTCAAAAAAGCGAAAACAACGCTAGGTCGCTTATTTGATTACAACAAGTTAGCGATTTACCAAGAGCGAACGGCGTCTAAATTTGAACCACTTTCCAGTGATGCGAATAACCTCGATGGCTTGAATATTCATTGCGGGATAGTCGATGAGCTCCATGCTCATAAGACTCGCGATGTGTGGGATGTTCTTGAAACGGCGACGGGCGCGCGATTGCAGTCGCTTTTATTTACCATCACAACATCGGGTTTTAACAAAGAGGGGATCTGTTACGAGTTACGAGATTACGCAATCAAAGTTCTAACAGGTGTTGTTGATGATGACACTTTCTTTGCCATTATTTATACCCTCGATGATGGCGACGATGATTTTGATGAATCCGTTTGGATAAAAGCTAATCCTGGGCTTGGTGTCTGTAAGCGTTTTGATGATATGCGACGTCTGGCCAAGAAGGCGAAAGAGCAAATTGCTGCTCGTCCTAACTTTCTCACTAAGCACCTTAATAAGTGGGTGAATGCTGAGTCAGTATGGATGGACATGAGCAAATGGGAGGCTGCCCCAGCTAACGCCCCTGATGATGAGTTACAGCATTATCCGGTTTGGGTTGGCGTTGACTTGGCTAGCAAAATTGACGTTGCCGCAGCAATTAAGATGTATGAGGACGGGCAGGGAAAAACGCACATTAAGTGCAAATTCTGGATACCAGAGGATCGCATTGACACTGCACCGAAACACATCGCAGAGCTTTACCGGAAATGGGAAGATGCCGGTCACTTGGAATTTACTGACGGTGAAGTGATTGATCATGACATTATCAAAGACGACATCCTGAAGTGGTGTGAGGGGGATGATGTCCGTGAATTAGGGTTTGACCCATGGAGTGCAGTTCAGTTTTCTCGCCGGCTAGCGGAGGAAGGTGTTCCGCTAGTTGAGGTTGCTCAAACAGTTAAAAACATGTCTGAAGCCATGAAAAGCGTTCAAGCTGATGTGTATGCAGGTAAGTTTCATCACGATCATAATCCAATGATGGCTTGGATGTTGTCCAACGTCACCGTAAAACCGGATAGAAACGAAAATATCTTCCCCAACAAATCCACACCCGAAAACAAAATTGATGGTCCAGTTGCCATGTTTACGGCAAAAAGCCGTCAATTGGTGGGTGGTGGTGAGCCACAACAAAATTTATCCGATGTATTAGCGACTCGCGGGTTGCGTTCTCTCTAA
- a CDS encoding phage terminase small subunit P27 family, whose translation MAGPPKTPSHLQLVRGNPSKRPINKQEPKPPSGVPQTPKYFDKRGKYWFKKMGEELDALGVMSTLDAKALELLVEAYVEYRHHCEVLDTEGYTYNTTSMTGDIIKKAHPAAAMKADVWKRIRAMLSEFGMTPSARTKVSVKGPEQEDPLEAFLKKRK comes from the coding sequence ATGGCTGGACCACCTAAAACCCCGTCACATCTGCAATTGGTGAGGGGGAACCCATCAAAACGACCCATTAATAAACAAGAACCAAAACCGCCGTCAGGGGTACCCCAAACACCAAAGTATTTTGATAAGCGGGGTAAGTATTGGTTCAAGAAAATGGGAGAAGAGTTAGATGCACTGGGTGTCATGAGCACGCTCGATGCAAAAGCTCTGGAATTATTAGTTGAAGCATACGTTGAGTACCGGCATCACTGCGAGGTGCTCGATACTGAAGGTTATACCTACAACACTACGTCAATGACTGGCGACATTATCAAAAAAGCACATCCAGCGGCTGCAATGAAAGCCGATGTTTGGAAGCGAATCCGAGCTATGCTCAGTGAATTTGGCATGACACCTTCAGCAAGAACAAAAGTCAGTGTCAAAGGTCCTGAGCAGGAAGATCCACTAGAAGCATTTCTGAAAAAGCGCAAATGA
- a CDS encoding HNH endonuclease — translation MPPRIPRACRKHGCSKTTTDRSGYCQEHMNAGWESHQQGKSRHERGYGSKWDKIRARVLYRDKHLCQECLKSGRPTEAKTVDHIKPKAHGGTDDDSNLQALCWSCHRSKTASERTRR, via the coding sequence ATGCCTCCTCGTATACCTCGCGCCTGCCGCAAGCATGGCTGTAGTAAAACAACCACTGACCGTAGTGGCTACTGTCAAGAGCACATGAATGCAGGATGGGAAAGCCACCAGCAGGGCAAGAGTCGCCATGAGCGCGGCTATGGTTCCAAGTGGGATAAGATACGCGCTCGTGTTCTGTATCGTGATAAGCATCTATGCCAAGAGTGTCTGAAGTCAGGTAGACCAACCGAAGCCAAGACAGTGGACCACATCAAGCCCAAGGCGCATGGCGGTACCGATGATGATAGCAATCTGCAAGCGCTGTGCTGGTCGTGCCATAGAAGCAAGACGGCAAGTGAACGAACCAGAAGATAA
- a CDS encoding lysis protein → MKIDNSFWFFLMLVIAGWLAVNIHDDNKRLRKENSELSNSIQNYENRINSLHELDTKHTTELTNAKAEIDKLRDDVRSGRKRVYINAECTSAENSSTSSVDVSRSTPVARDTEENILNLEEQLETLEKQYLGLRDYYFTECKR, encoded by the coding sequence ATGAAGATAGATAACTCGTTTTGGTTTTTTTTAATGCTCGTTATTGCTGGATGGTTGGCTGTTAACATTCACGATGATAATAAGCGACTAAGAAAAGAAAATTCTGAACTGTCAAATAGTATTCAAAATTACGAAAATCGAATTAACTCCCTTCACGAACTCGATACTAAACACACAACGGAACTCACAAATGCAAAAGCTGAAATTGATAAGCTTCGCGATGATGTTCGCTCTGGTCGCAAGCGGGTGTACATCAATGCCGAGTGCACAAGCGCCGAAAACAGTTCCACCTCCAGCGTGGATGTTAGCAGATCCACCCCCGTGGCGAGAGACACTGAAGAAAATATACTCAATCTCGAAGAGCAACTTGAAACACTGGAAAAGCAATACCTTGGCTTAAGAGATTATTACTTTACTGAATGTAAAAGATAA
- a CDS encoding lysozyme — MAKIPNKIKNAAAGGLIALTVSMIAYFEGMETKPYKDVVNVTTVCFGHTGADIILTKTYTESECLALLEKDLSKVRKGVDPLIKVDIDDNTRAAIYSFAYNVGTGAFARSTMLKKLNAGDIAGACNELKRWTYAGDKEWKGLITRREIENAVCHGEFTYASLSESPSVWQLAYTHSMTIPAVALTK; from the coding sequence GTGGCAAAAATACCAAATAAAATCAAGAATGCTGCCGCTGGTGGCTTAATTGCTTTGACTGTAAGCATGATTGCTTATTTTGAGGGGATGGAAACTAAACCTTATAAAGATGTCGTGAATGTTACCACAGTTTGTTTTGGGCATACGGGTGCTGACATTATCCTCACCAAAACATATACAGAATCAGAATGTTTAGCTTTGCTTGAAAAAGACCTCAGCAAAGTCAGAAAGGGTGTAGACCCTTTAATTAAAGTTGATATCGACGATAACACCCGAGCCGCTATTTATTCCTTTGCTTACAACGTAGGAACAGGTGCTTTTGCTCGTTCTACGATGCTGAAGAAACTGAATGCTGGTGATATCGCTGGTGCTTGCAACGAACTTAAACGCTGGACATACGCAGGGGATAAAGAGTGGAAAGGCTTGATAACACGCAGAGAGATAGAAAACGCCGTATGCCATGGCGAGTTTACTTATGCTTCATTATCGGAATCCCCGTCTGTTTGGCAGCTGGCGTATACGCACTCAATGACAATACCTGCGGTGGCACTGACAAAGTAA
- a CDS encoding phage holin family protein, translating into MRMHEKYSSPFSYALGVITTAAGALSLDQWAVLIGIICTVATFLVNWYYKRKEFKLREGESSGKNTK; encoded by the coding sequence ATGCGTATGCACGAAAAATACTCTAGCCCCTTTTCTTATGCTCTTGGAGTTATCACTACTGCTGCTGGGGCTTTATCGTTAGACCAATGGGCGGTGCTCATCGGGATCATCTGTACCGTCGCCACATTTTTGGTGAATTGGTACTACAAGCGGAAAGAATTCAAATTAAGAGAAGGGGAGTCTAGTGGCAAAAATACCAAATAA
- a CDS encoding antiterminator Q family protein, translating into MRDIQLVLERWGGWAAEGKSRVGYSPIAAGFKGLLPNVNGERLSCCDDDGILIDSAVGQLIKAGKKDEYDLIEKHYIKNISKSAIARDMKCSEGKIRQKLMIAETFIDACLIMADAVLEMDEWTNKSTIDN; encoded by the coding sequence ATGAGAGATATTCAGTTAGTTTTAGAGCGCTGGGGTGGTTGGGCTGCCGAAGGTAAAAGCCGTGTTGGCTATTCACCGATTGCGGCAGGGTTTAAAGGCTTACTCCCTAATGTGAATGGTGAGCGACTTTCTTGTTGCGATGACGATGGCATACTTATCGACTCAGCTGTTGGACAGCTAATTAAAGCTGGTAAAAAAGATGAATATGACCTGATAGAAAAACATTACATCAAGAACATATCAAAATCAGCAATAGCAAGGGATATGAAGTGTTCAGAAGGCAAGATTAGACAAAAGCTTATGATAGCTGAAACCTTTATTGATGCCTGTTTAATTATGGCTGACGCGGTTTTAGAAATGGACGAATGGACAAATAAATCAACAATTGATAACTGA
- a CDS encoding RusA family crossover junction endodeoxyribonuclease, with product MSISLVLPFPPSVNACWRNVNGRTLISEKGRKFRGSAIVAIYEQLKRKPIAITEPVSVKVKMYPPTNHKRDIDNYLKAPFDALTHANIWKDDDQVKRVEMEWCEVVKGGRFEITISLHESVSVVA from the coding sequence ATGAGCATATCACTTGTATTGCCATTTCCACCGAGTGTAAATGCATGCTGGCGTAATGTGAATGGCAGAACACTAATCAGTGAAAAGGGACGTAAATTTCGGGGGAGTGCCATTGTTGCTATTTATGAACAATTGAAGCGTAAACCGATAGCGATAACTGAGCCCGTTTCTGTAAAGGTGAAAATGTATCCGCCAACAAATCACAAGCGAGACATTGATAACTATTTAAAAGCACCGTTTGACGCATTAACACATGCCAATATTTGGAAAGACGATGACCAAGTGAAGAGAGTGGAAATGGAGTGGTGTGAAGTTGTCAAAGGCGGTCGTTTTGAAATAACAATCAGTTTGCATGAAAGCGTAAGTGTGGTTGCGTAG